The Sphaerisporangium siamense genome includes the window CGGCGTGTGCGTCCTCGGCGGCGTGCTGATCCGGTGGCGGCTGAGCCCGTTCGGCCCGGCCTTCGGCCGGCTCATGACAGAGGGCTCCTCCCCCGAGGTCGAGCGGGAGATCACCCGGTCGGTCCGCTCCTGCCTGCCGTACGTCTACCTGATCTGGGTGATGGTGCTGACGGCGGCCTTCCTGGGCGTGGTCAAGCCGGGCACCACCGCCTTCGGCTGACGGCGGCACGGCCCCGAGACGAAGAAGTCCCCGCCGGATGTCCGGCGGGGACTTCTTCGTGCGGGAGAGGATCGGCCGGCGTCAGGCGGTGCTCTGGCGCAGCTTGCCGAGGTAGGCGGCCTGCACGCGGGGGTCGTCGCGCAGCTCCGCGCCCGTGCCCTCCACGGCGACCCGGCCGCGCTCCAGGACGTAGCCCCGGTCGGCGAGCTTGAGCGCGGTACCGGCCTGCTGCTCCACCAGCAGGACGGCCAGGCCGTGCTCCTCGTGCAGCCGCTTGAGGTAGCCGAACAGCTCCGCCACCTTGAGCGGGGCCAGGCCGAGCGACGGCTCGTCCAGCATGAGCAGCCGCGGCCCGGCCATGAGGGCGCGGGCGATGGCGAGCATCTGTGCCTCGCCGCCCGACAGCGTCCCGGCGAGCTGGGAAGCGCGCTCGGCCAGCCGGGGGAAGATGTCGAGCACCTCGGCCCGCCGCCGCTCGGCGGCGGACCGGTCGCGCCGGACGGGGAAGGCTCCGAGGTGCAGGTTCTCGATGACGGTGTGGTCGGGGAAGATCTGCCGTCCCTCCGGCACCTGGCACAGGCCGAGGGCGGGGCGCTTCCAGCCGGCCACCCCGGCCAGGTCGGAGCCGGCGAAGCGCACGCGCCCGGACACCGGCTTCAACAGCCCGGACACGGTCTTCATGGTCGTGGTCTTCCCCGACCCGTTGGGGCCGAGAAGGACGACGAACTCGCCCTCCTCGACGCGCAGGTCCAGCCCGTCGAGGGCGCGCACTCCCCCGTAGGCCGCGACGAGCCCGGAGATCTCCAGCAACGCGCTCACGCTGTCTCCTCGATGAGTTCGGGACGGCCCAGGTACGCCTCCAGCACCGCCGGGGAGCTCTGGACCCGTTCGGGGTCGCCCCGCTCGATCACCTTTCCGCTCTCCACGACGGTGATCTCGTCGCACAACCCCATGACGAAGTCGACGTTGTGCTCGATGAGGACGACCGCGAGCCCGCGCTCGCGCAGCACCCGGCACAGCCGGGCCAGGGCGTCGAGCTCGGAGGAGGTCAGCCCGGTGGCGGGCTCGTCCAGGATGAGCACCTTGGGGCGGGTCGCCACCGCGCGCACGACCTCCAGCAGCCGCTTCTGGCCGTGGGAGAGGGACGAGGCGAGCCAGTCGGCGCGGGAGGCGAGGCCGGCGAAGGCCAGCAGCTCGCGGGCCTCGGCTCGTTCGGCCCGGTCCTGCCTGCGGTAGCCGGGCGAGCGGACCGTGGCGCCGATCCAGGTGTAGGACTCGCGCATCCGCATGCCGGTGAGCACGTTGTCCAGCACGCTGACCCGCTCGAACAGGTGCGGCACCTGGAAGACGCGGGTCACCCCGGCCTCGGCGACCCGGTGCGGGGCGTGGGCGGCCTCCTCACCGAAGATCGTCACCGTGCCCGCGTCCACCCGGTGGTAGCGGGTCAGGCAGGAGACCAGGGTGGACTTGCCCGACCCGTTGGGCCCGATGATCCCGTGCACGGTGCCCGGCATGATCTTGATGTCCACCCCGTCGACGGCGTGGACGCCGCCGAAGTGCTTGACCAGGCCCACGCCCTCCAGCGCGGGCACCCCCGGCGCGGCGTCGCGGACCTCGGGCACGACGTCGGGGACCTGTTCGGGCAGCGCTTCGTCGGACGCCTCCGGCACCCGGTCGCGCCCGGCCCGCGACGCCTTCCACGTGCCGACGATCCCGCGCGGGATCAGCATCATGGCGAGCAGCAGCAGGACGCCGAGGACGAGCGTGGTGTACCGGGCCTGGTCCTTGATCAGCTCGACGAGCACGGCGATGAAGCCGACCCCGATCACGGGGCCGATCAGCGTCGAGATGCCGCCGAGGAAAAGGCCGACGAAGAAGATGATGCCGTTGTCGAGCAGGCCGACGTCGGGGTTGATGAACCCGAGCTGCAGCGCGTAGAGCGCGCCGGACAGCCCGGCGATGCCGCCGCAGACGCCGAAGAGCAGCAGCTTGGCGCGGGCGGGCGAGATGCCCATGGCCGAGGCGGTGTCGGAGGACTCGCGCACGGCCATCGCGGCCCGTCCCACGCCGCTGCGCACGATGTTGCGCTGCACGATGTAGGCGAGGACGAGGAAGCCGAGGACCACGTAGTAGAAGGCCTGCTTGGAGATCGGCGCGTCGCCCATCTTGGGGGCGATACCGCTGATGCCGACGATGCCGCCGGTGACCGCCTCCCACTCGCGTCCGGCCTCGATGACGATGAGGTTGGCCGCGAGGGTGATCATGCCGAAGTAGAGGTAGGTCGCGCGCAGGCTGACCAGCAGGACCAGCACCGCGAAGAGGGCTCCGACCGCCGTCGAGGCCGCCAGGCCGATGATCCACGAGCCGGTCGCCTTCACCACGACGTAGGCGGTGCCGTAGCCGCCGGCGAGCTGGAGGCCGCTGTGCATCATCGACAGCATCCCGCCGTACCCCATGGAGAGGTTGAGGGAGATGGTGAGGATCGCGCTGATCGCGGCGGAGGCGACGATGCCGTTGTAGTACGAGGCGTTGTAGCTGTAGTAGTCGGTGATGGCCGGCCACATGAGCAGCACCGCCGCGGCGACGACCACGAGAGCGCCGAGCACCACGGTCCGGATGCGGTGATAGAGCGGCGTGTCGAACACCGAGTTGGACACGGAGCCGGCCCGTGCCGCGGGAGCGGGGTCCGCCGTTGCCATCAGTGTGCCTCCATGGGCTTGCCGAACAGTCCGGACGGGAAGACGATGAGGATCACCGCGAGGGCCGCGAAGACCGCGAAGTTGCCGACCGTCCCGCCGACCACGCTGCGGACCACGGTGTCCAGCAGGCCGACGATCATCCCGCCGATGAGCGCGCCGCGCGGCGAGCCGACGCCGCCGATCACCGCGGCGGTGAAGCCCTTGATGGTGAAGGTCAGGCCCACTGCGGGCGCGATGAAGATGACCGGCGCGGCGAGCAGGCCCGCGACCGCGGTGATGACCGCGGCGATCACGAACGAGAGCACGATGATGCGCTGCACGGGGATGCCCATGAGCACCGAGGTGTCGGAGCTGTGCGCGGTGGCCCGGATCGCGCGCCCGTAGGTCGAGCGCCGCAGGAACACGTCGTAGCCGGCCATCACGGCGAGCGCCACGACGATGGTCAGCAGCTCCTGCCATTCCACCGAGACGCCGGCGATCTCGAAGCCGCCCGCGATGACGGGGTCGGGGCGCAGCGCGTCCACGTCGACGTATCCGAGGTTGAACAGGGATTGGAAGATCAGGGCCGCGGCGAGGGTGGCGATGATCCACGCGTAGCGCGAGCCCGAGATGCGGACCGGCAGCATGATCATGCGTTCCATGAGCACGCCCATGAGGGCGGCCACGGCGATCGTCACGACGAGGGCGAGCGCCCAGTTCATCTTCAGCAGCGCCACGATCTGGTAGGAGACCGCGGCGCCGAGGATCAGGGCCTCGCCCTGGGCGAAGTTCATGATCCTCGTCGGCTGGAAGACGATGGCCAGGGCGAGCGCGACCAGAGCGTAGACGGAACCGGCGAACAGTCCGTCGATGATCGCCTCAGGGCTCATCTGGAACGCTCCTGGAGTGTATTGCGAGGGGTGGCCCACCCTGTTCCGGGGCGCGGAACAGGGTTCTGAAAAAGTAGGGGCGACATCGATCGACTGTCAATAGGTCTGACGTTTCAAACGGGCCGGTCAGGCACGGTGCGCGTAACGCCCCGCGGGCTCGCCCACGACGTCGCCGTCCCGGAACCGCACCTGGCCGCCGACGACGGTCGTGACCGGCCAGCCGGTCAGGTCGACGCCCTCGAAGGGGCAGTGGTCCTGGCCCGACAGGCAGCGCTCGGTCGTCACCGTCTGGGTCAGGCCGGGATCGACGACGGTCAGGTCGGCGTCGAAGCCGACGGCGAGGCTGCCCTTGCGGCCCCACAGGTTGTAGGCCCGCGCCGGGTTGGCCGAGGCCAGCTCGGCGACCCGGGTGAGGGAGAGCCCCCGGCGGAGATGCCCCTCGGAGAACAGGACGGGGTAGAGCAGCGCGGTGCCGCCGAAGCCGGGGCGCGCGGGCCACAGCTCCTCGCCCTTCTCTGCCTCCATGCAGCAGGCGTGGTCGGAGGCCACCCAGTCGACGGTGCCGTCGGCGACCCGCCGCCACAGCGCCTCGTTGTCGGCCTTGGTGCGGATCGGCGGGTTGACCTTCCCGCCGAGCCCGCCCCGCGCGTCCAGCGTGTCGTGGTCCAGGCACAGGTGGTGCAGCGTGGTCTCGGCGCGCATGTCGGCCCCGCCGTAGGAGCCGCGGGCCTGGACGACGGCCTCGATCGCCTCCTGGCTGGACAGGTGCAGCAGGTTGACGTTGGTGCCGGTGTGGCTCGCCAGCGTGGTGGCCTCGCCGATGGCGACGCGCTCGGTCAACGGCGGCCGGCCCTCGTGGTAGGCGCGCAGCGTCTGCGGATCGCCCTGGGCGCGCACCCGGTCGATGAACACGCGCATCAGCTCGGACTGCTCGCAGTGCAGCGACAGCGACAGCCGCAGGTCAGGGCGCGCCTTCTGCACGGCGGCCACCTGCTCCAGGATGAGGTACAGGTGGCCGAGGTCGTACTCGTCGCCCATCGTGAAGGCGCGGGCGTCGCGGCTGTTGGCGGCCAGGTCGAAGCCCTTGTAGAACATGTAGTACTTGAACGAGGTGACCCCGTGCTCCTCGACCAGGAACGGGATCTCCGAGATCTGCTCCACGGTCATCGGCGCGAGGTGGAAGCCGTAGTCGGTCCAGGCCCGGCCCGCCACCCGGTCGAGCACCTCGGGGAAGATCTCCTTGTAGGGCCCCGTGCGCTCCAGGTAGTGCGAGCCGGTGCGGAAGTAGGACAGGACGGTGGTGGCGCCGCCCACGAGGGACGAGCGCGTCTCCTCGTAGGCGTCCAGGGCCAGGTCGCGGTAGATGCCGAGGTGGAAGTGGGCGTCGACGGCGCCGGGAAGAACGACCTTCCCGGCCGCGTCGACGACCTCGCCGGCCTCGGAGGCGGCGATGTCGTCGGCGAGGGCGGCGACCTTGCCGTCACGGACGGCCAGGTCGGCGCGGACCTCTCCGTGATAGGGAAGGACGACGGTGCCGCCCTTGATGAGCAGATCGTATCGGGACATGCGCGCGACGGCCGGCCGGACGGCCGGCCGTCACCTCCTTTCTTTGTCTGTCCACCCCATCTGGCCGGACAGTCGTGCGGTGGATTCGAGCAGCACCTCGACGCACGCCTCCACCTCGTCGCGGAACCGCTCCTGCGGGCCGCAGACGCTGATGACGGCGACCGGCCGCCCGTGGTGGTCGAACACCGGCGCGGCCACGGACGCGGCGCCCGGCATGCGCTCGCCGAACGACCGCGCCCACCCGCGCTCGCGGATGGCCGCGAGCTCGTCGCGCAGCTTCGGGACGTCGGCGATGGTCTCGCCGGTGAGCGGCTGGAGCGGACGCTGCGTCAGGTAGGTCTCGATCTCCTCGTCCGTTAAGAAGGCGAGGAACGCCTTGGACGAGCCGCCCGCGTGCAGCGGGTACGGCACGCCGAGGGAGACGCTCATGATGACCTCGCGGGCCGGGGTGACCTGGTCGACGTAGATGCGGGTCCAGCCGGTGCGGGTCGACAGGGTCGCGGTCTCGTCGGTGCGCTGGGACAGCGCCACCAGCTCGGGCGCGGCGATGCGCCGCACGTCCAGGCGGTCCAGGTAGGCCAGGCCGAGGCGCATGGCGCCGACGCCGAGGGAGTAGCGGCGGCTCGCCATGTCCAGCTCGATCAGGCCGCGGACGCGCAGCGAGGCGAGGATCCGGTGCACGGCCGCCTTCGACATGCCGAGGGCCTCGGCGATCTCGGTGACGCCGAGGGTCGGCGCGGGGGTCTCGGCGAAGTGCATCAGCACCTCGACGGCCCGCTCGACCGTCGCGATGGCCTGTCCGGTGTTCTCACGCGGCGGCACGTCGGCCTCCGCCACGGCGCGGCTCTTGGGCGGCATGTCTTCCTCCAGGAAATCGGCTGAGTCTGATCGTCAATCCTGGCGTCGAATGCCGACCCGCACCGGGAGATCGGTGACAATTCGCGTGTCGAGGAACTCCCACCAGTCGTCCTGGCTCACCCGCTGGGTCTCCCAGTCGCCGTCCGACTTGAGGCCCGCGAGCGCGGCGCGGTACGCGCCCCACCCCGCCTCGTCGTCGAACGCCGCCCAGTTCTCGATGACGTACACGTCGCCGATGGCGCTGTAGTACCAGCGCACCTCGCGGACCATCGGGAGGTCGCGGTAGAACCAGCTCTCCCGGTCCTCCAGCCACTGCCAGAACCCCCGCATGTCGCGACGCGCTCGCGGGCCGAGCTTCATCCGGTAGACGAGGTAGATCATCTCGGCGGTGTCCCCTTCTGCGGTGCGACAGCTACAGTGGGCTTGTTCCGCACACAGTAACGCTGTTTCAATAGCTTGGGAAGCCCCGGGGCGTGAGTGCCCGTCTGGTGGCATTCGAGGCATTTGTCCCAGGCAGAGCACACATCGAGGAGGCCCATTCCGTGGATGGAGAACGGACAGATCCACAGGGTCCGCAGGAGCGAACGGCGCGAACCGGGCGCCGAACCGCACCCGCGGGGCCGCTGGCCGGCCTCGTGGTCGTCGACGCGGCCACGCTGTTCGCCGGGCCGCTCGCGGCGACGATCCTCGGAGACTACGGCGCCGACGTCGTCAAGGTGGAGCACCCCAGACGCGGCGACCCGTCGCGCACCCACGGCGCGAGCAAGGACGGGATCGGCCTGTGGTGGAAGATGCTCGGCAGGAACAAGCGCGCCGTGACCGCCGACCTCGGCAGTCCCGAGGGCTCCGGCCTGCTCAAACGGCTGCTCGCCGGCGCCGACGTCCTCATCGAGAACTTCCGGCCCGGGACGCTGGAGCGCTGGGGCCTGTCCCCTGAGACGCTGCACGAGCTGAATCCGCGCCTCGTCATCGCGCGGGTCACCGGCTTCGGGCAGTACGGCCCGTACGCGCGCCGCCCCGGGTTCGGCACGCTGGCCGAGTCGATGAGCGGCTTCGCCGCCGTCACCGGCGAGCCGGACGGCCCCCCGACCCTGCCGCCCTTCGGGCTGGCCGACGGGGTCTCCGCGCTCACCTGCGTGAACGCGGTCATGATGGCGCTGCGTCACCGCGACAGGCCGGGCGGCGACGGGCACGGCCAGGTGATCGACCTGGCCATCATCGAGCCCCTGGTCACGCTCCTCGGCCCGCAGCCGCTCGTGTGGGACCAGCTCGGCCAGGTGCAGCCGCGCACCGGCAACCGCTCGGTCAACAACGCCCCGCGCAACACCTACCGCACCCGCGACGGCCGGTGGGTGGCGATCTCCACCTCCGCCGACTCGATCGCCCAGCGGGTGATGCGGCTCGTCGGGCACCCGGAGGTGATCGACGAACCGTGGTTCGCCGCCGGCGCGACCCGTGCCGAGCACGCCGACCTGCTGGACGGGTACGTCGGAGGCTGGATCGCCGAGCGCGACCTGGACACCGTCGTGGCCGAGTTCGAGCGCGTCGAGGCGGCGGTCGCGCCGATCTACGACGTCCGGGACGTGTTCGAGGACCCGCAGTACCGGGCGCTCGACACGATCACCACCGTCCCGGACGACGACCTCGGGCCGCTGCGTATGCAGAACGTGCTCTTCCGGCTGTCGGAGACGCCCGGCTCGATCCGCTGGACCGGCCGGGAGCGCGGCGCCGACAACGCAGACGTATGGGGCGGCCTCGGCGTGAGCGCCGACGAGCTCGCCGCCCTGCGAGAAAAGGGAGTGGTCTGATGTCCTTGTGGCGGCATCTCGGCGACGCGAAGGTCGTCGACCTCGCGCAGCCGATGCGCACGGGCATGCCCCAGTCGCCGAACCACCCGCGGTTCAGGATGGTCATCGAGCGCCGGCACGGCGACATGGTCCGCGAGGACGGCGGCTCGGCCGCCAACGAGGTCATCCTCACCGGCGGCCACGTCGGCACCCACGTCGACGCCCTCGGGCACGTCTCCCAGGACGGCTACGTGCACGGCGGCATCGAGGCCTCGGGCATCCAGTCGCACCTCGGCCTGTCCCGGCACGGCATCGAGACGTTCCCACCGTACGTCGGGCGGGCCGTGCTGCTCGACGTGACCGCCGTGCACGGGGTGGACGTGCTGCCCCCCGGCTACGAGGTCACCCCCGGCGACCTGGAGGCGGCCCGGCGCAGGGCCGGCGTGGAGCTGCGCGGCGGCGAGGCCGTGCTCATCGGCACCGGCTGGTCCCGCGAGTGGGACCGTCCCGCCCGGTTCACCGGCGAGGAGGGCGGCGTGCCCGGGCCCGGCCCGGACGCGGCGCGCTGGCTGGTCGGGCACGGCGCCGCCGTGGTCGGCGGCGAGACGATCGCCTTCGAGCACATCCCCGCGGGCCGCGGCCACGCCACGCTGCCCGTCCACCGGATCCTGCTGGTGGAGGCGGGCGTGAACATCGTGGAGACGATGCGCCTGACCGAGCTGATCGCCCTCGGCGTCCCCGAGTTCCTGCTGGTGCTGAACCCGCTGCCCGTCGTGGGCGCCACCGGCGCGCCCGTGCGGCCTCTCGCGGTGCTGGCGGCATGACCGTCGTCCGCGTCCTCGCCGAGTTCGCCGCCGCCGCCCGCGCCGGCCTGCCCGAGCCGATCACCGCCGACGTGACCGGGCGCGTGCTCGACACCCTCGGGAACTGCCTCGCCGCGCAGGAGCTCACCGGCCCCGCCGAACCGCACGAGGCCGTGCTGCGGATGGCGGGCGGCTGGGGAGGCACGGGCGAGTCGTCGGTCATCGGCCGCGCGCTGCCCCTTCCCGCGCCCTCGGCGGCGCTGGTCAACGGCACCTTCGCGCACGCGCTCGACTTCGACGACACCCACCTGCCCTCGGTGCTCCACCCCTCGGCCTCCGTCGTGCCCGCCGCGCTGGCCGTGGCCGAGTCGGTGGGTGCCTCGGGCGCCGAGCTGTGCCGGGCGGTGGCCGTGGGCGACGAGATCACCAACCGGCTGGGGATGGCGTCCTACCTCCCGGAGCTGCGCAACTCCCTGTTCTTCGAGAAGGGCTGGCACGCCACGTCGATCTGCGGGACCATCGGCGCCGCCGCCGGGGCCGCCCTGCTGATGGGCCTGGACGCCGAGGGCATCGCCCACGCGATGGGCATCGCGGCCAGCATGGGCGCCGGCGTCATCGAGGCCAACCGCACCGGCGGCACCGTGAAGCGGGTCCACTGCGGCTGGGCCGCCCACGCCGGCGTGGTCGCGGCGGCGATGGCGGCGGAGGGCGTGACCGGGCCGCCCACCGTCTTCGAGGGCCGGTTCGGCTTCTTCACCGCGTTCCTCGACGGCCGCTACGACCAGGCCGCCATCACCGCCGGGCTCGGCGAGCGGTGGGAGCTGCTCAGGACCGTCTACAAGCCCTACCCCTCCAACCACTTCACCCACCCGGGCATCGACGCCGCCCTCGCCCTGCGCGCCGAGGGGCTGCGCCCCGAGGACGTCGCGGAGGCCGAGCTCGGCGTGGCCGCCGCCCCGCTGCGGACCATCGGCGAGCCCTACGAGGAGAAGGTGCGCCCGCGCACGCCCTACCACGCGAAGTTCTCCGGCCCCTACACCGTGGCCAGCGCCCTCATCGGAGGCGGCGGCCTCGGGCTGCACCTCGACGACTTCACCGAGGCGGCCTTCCGCGACGAGCGGCGGCTCGCGCTGGCCGCCAAGGTGCGCGTGGTCCCCGACGCGGAGTGCACCGAGGAGTTCCCCCGCGCCTTCTCCGCGGTACTGCGGGTCCGCACCATCGACGGGCGCCGCCTTGAGCATCGGGTCCACTCCTCACGCGGCGGGCCAGAACACCCGCTGACGCTGGACGAGCTGCAGAGGAAGTACGAGCTCAACGCCGCGCGCGTGCTGCCCGCCGGGGCCGTGGCAGCGCTGGCGGAGCAGGTACGCGGCCTGCCGGCCCGCGCCAAGGTCGCCGGCCTGCTGGACGCCACGCTGATCGGCACCCCATGAGAACGGCGGCGGCCCGCACCCCTGTGGGGGACGGGCCGCCGCCGCGTCTTTCGTGCTCCTGGTGCCGCATCATGCAATGTAATTACCCACTTGACCGATAGGGATAATTCGGATTCGATGTGGTCATGACATCGACCGCCTGGAGTGGGCACGGCTTCCACGCCACTGTGCGGCGTCACATCGACTTGGCGCGCGTGAGCAGCGCCTTGTGTCGCCCGGTTCGCCACCGCTGATTCTCCCGCCTCCCATTCGGGCGCCACCTTCTGTGCCCGCAGCCGTTCGCACGCCTGGATGGACTTCACCCTGTTCGAGACTCGAATGTCTCGGCACGTATTCATCGACATCAAGCGATGGACCATGTATCCCGAGAAAGGGTGCGGTATGAACGCCCACAAGCCACATCGTCGCCGATCGAAACTCTTGGGGGCCCTGCTCATCGCATCCGCGAGCATCACCTACGCGGGTGTGAAACTCGACAGTTCGCCGGCGTCGGCGGCGACGACCCAGCCCAACATCGTCTTCATCCTCACCGATGACCTCAACGAGGACGTCTTCGGCAAGGACGCCGGACTCCAGACACTCCTGACCAGTCAGGGAACCACATTCAACAAGCAGTTCGTCGAACTGTCGCTGTGCTGCCCATCGCGGGTGTCCACGCTGCGCGGGCAGTTCGCACACAACACGGGCATCTACACCAACGATGCCGCCTCCGGCGGAGGATTCCAGTCCTTCTACGGCAAAGGACTGGAGAACTCGACCGTCGCCACCTGGCTGCAAAGCGCCGGGTACCGCACCGGGTTCTTCGGTAAATACCTCAACGGGTACCCCAACGGAGCGCCCAGCAGGACCTACATTCCGCCTGGGTGGACGCGCTGGTTCAGCCCCAACGGCGGAAGCCCGTATTCGGAGTACGACTACGACGTCAACGACAATGGCACGACAGTCCACTTCGGCGGCGCACCGTCGGACTACGGCGTTGACGTGATCTCTCGCAAGCTGACCACCTTCATCAAGAACACCACCACCAACTACCCGGACAAGCCCTTCTTCACCTACGTCGCCCCCCACGTCCCCCACGGACCGGCCACACCGCCGCCGCGCTACGACGGCATCTACCCCAACGCCAAGGCTCCCCGCACCCCGTCTTTCAACGAGGACGACGTCAGCGACAAGCCGGCCTGGATCCGCAACAAGCCCAAGCTCACCGCCGCCCAGATCAACAACATCGACGCCTTCTACCAGAAGCGCAGAGAATCCTTGCGCGCGGTCACCGACCTCGTCCAGGACACGATCGACACTCTGCGGGCGCAAGGCGTACTCGACAACACCTACATCGTCTTCACCTCGGACAACGGCTTCCACCAGGGCCAGCACCGCCTGAACTCCGGCAAGAACACGGCCTACGAGGAAGATCTCAACGTCCCGCTGGTCATCCGCGGACCCGGCGTCCCCGCCGGGGCGGTCGTCAACGCCTTCACCCTCAACGTCGACCTCGCCCCCACTTTCGCCGAACTGGCCGGAGCAACCGCGCCCGCCTTCGTCGACGGCCGCTCACTCGTGCCGTTCCTGCGCGGCACCACACCATCGCGGTGGCGCCTGGCGTTCCTCAACGAGCATGCCGGACCCAGCACCCTGAACACCAACACCCTGAACAACCTGCTGGAACCCCAAGATCCCGGCGACGCACAAGCGCTCGCCTCCGGAGGCGCCCCCATCTACGTCGGCCTGCGGGCCAAACCCAACACGCTCGGCGTGAACGCGGCGTTGAACTACGTCGCCTACAACACCGGCGAACATGAGCTGTACGACCTGTCCGCCGATCCCTACCAGCTCGACAACTCCTACAACAGCGCCGCCCCCGCGCTCAAACAGAGGCTCGACACCTGGGTCTCCAGACTCAAGAACGCCTCTGGGCAGACATTGCGAGACGCGGAAGAGAACCCGCCACAGTAGAGGCGGCTCGGCGACGGTTCAGGCGTCGCCGGACGGCCAGCTGCGGACCAGCACGCGGCCGGGCG containing:
- a CDS encoding sulfatase family protein codes for the protein MKLDSSPASAATTQPNIVFILTDDLNEDVFGKDAGLQTLLTSQGTTFNKQFVELSLCCPSRVSTLRGQFAHNTGIYTNDAASGGGFQSFYGKGLENSTVATWLQSAGYRTGFFGKYLNGYPNGAPSRTYIPPGWTRWFSPNGGSPYSEYDYDVNDNGTTVHFGGAPSDYGVDVISRKLTTFIKNTTTNYPDKPFFTYVAPHVPHGPATPPPRYDGIYPNAKAPRTPSFNEDDVSDKPAWIRNKPKLTAAQINNIDAFYQKRRESLRAVTDLVQDTIDTLRAQGVLDNTYIVFTSDNGFHQGQHRLNSGKNTAYEEDLNVPLVIRGPGVPAGAVVNAFTLNVDLAPTFAELAGATAPAFVDGRSLVPFLRGTTPSRWRLAFLNEHAGPSTLNTNTLNNLLEPQDPGDAQALASGGAPIYVGLRAKPNTLGVNAALNYVAYNTGEHELYDLSADPYQLDNSYNSAAPALKQRLDTWVSRLKNASGQTLRDAEENPPQ